In Zea mays cultivar B73 chromosome 7, Zm-B73-REFERENCE-NAM-5.0, whole genome shotgun sequence, the following proteins share a genomic window:
- the LOC118473040 gene encoding uncharacterized protein has translation LFLCTLRFLHIINYSFNITHFSILAYAESPTHLCVSVRDYYCYKFQIRPGVFNPILHGKRLFQQFAVDTYIKIESSRLDFIRKNQDRLRADLYQGLVDSMLDGDIRAEKVGKRTVLSTSFIGGPRDMKRRYMDAMALVRKFGKPDIFLTMTCNPNWDEIRRELLPGQTPQDRPDLVVRVFHAKLQELKHRLTKQDILGKVRAYVYVVEFQKRGLPHAHFLLIMQRKYKLTCPEQYDLLISAEIPHNKYPELRKMVIKHMMHGPCGSLNPNCPCTKGHVSCKNHYPRPFSDTTLQGKDSYPIYRRRDDGRKEKVRGCELDNRWVVPYNPYLLRLFNCHINVEACGMPSALRRLFATILVYCEPSDVAVLWQNHLDVMSEDYQHRSQGKTHVEQMVLIDIRNMLQSMGKDIKTFPLPPIIDAYDDAIGTAREVYEEESIEPAVGDVALKDSLNEEQRVAYDKILSAVDTDKGGLFFVDGPGGTGKTYLYRVLLATLRSQGKIAVATATSGVAASIMPGGRTAHSRFKIPLTIDDGAVCSFTK, from the exons TTGTTTCTTTGTACTTTGCGATTTTTGCACATTATTAACTATTCTTTCAACATCACTCACTTTTCAATCCTTGCGTATGCAGAATCTCCTACCCATTTATGTGTGTCCGTACGTGACTACTACTGCTACAAATTCCAGATTCGTCCCGGGGTATTTAATCCAATACTTCATGGAAAGCGGCTTTTCCAGCAGTTCGCTGTCGACACGTACATCAAGATTGAGAGCTCTCGTTTAGATTTCATACGTAAGAATCAGGATCGTTTAAGGGCAGACCTATACCAGGGCTTGGTGGATAGCATGTTAGATGGAGATATCAGAGCAGAAAAGGTTGGGAAGCGAACTGTGCTGTCTACGTCATTTATTGGTGGTCCTCGTGACATGAAACGtcggtatatggatgctatggctctggtgcggaagtttggtaaaccggacatctttcttaccatgacatgtaacccCAACTGGGATGAGATAAGGAGAGAGCTTCTCCCTGGGCAAACACCACAAGATCGTCCCgatcttgtagtgcgtgtcttTCATGCGAAGCTACAGGAGTTAAAGCATAGGCTGACTAAACAGGATATTCTCGGTAAGGTCCGGGCCTACGTCTATGTCGTGGAGTTTCAAAAGCGGGGTTTGCCACATGCCCATTTTCTACTCATCATGCAGAGGAAGTACAAGCTAACGTGCCCTGAGCAGTATGACCTTTTGATCTCAGCCGAGATCCCACAcaacaagtaccctgaactacgaaagatggttatcaagcatatgatgcatggcccgtgtgggtcgttaaaccctaactgcccatgcactaagggCCATGTATCGTGCAAGAATCATTACCCCCGGCCTTTCAGTGACACAACCTTGCAAGGGAAGGACTCATACCCGATTTACAGACGTCGTGATGATGGGCGTAAGGAAAAGGTTCGAGGGTGCGAAttggacaatagatgggttgtcccttacaacccttacctccttcgtctcttcaactgtcacatcaatgttgaggcgtgcggg ATGCCATCGGCGCTGCGACGACTTTTTGCCACAATACTGGTGTACTGTGAGCCAAGCGACGTGGCGGTACTCTGGCAGAATCACCTAGATGTTATGTCAGAGGACTATCAACACAGGAGTCAGGGTAAAACTCATGTTGAGCAGATGGTATTGATTGACATTAGGAACATGCTGCAGTCAATGGGAAaggacataaagacattccctctTCCTCCTATCATCGACGCATATGACGATGCTATTGGTACTGCTAGGGAGGTCTACGAGGAGGAAAGTATCGAACCAGCAGTGGGAGATGTGGCTCTCAAAGACTCTCTTAACGAGGAACAGAGGGTCGCCTATGATAAGATTCTATCTGCCGTGGACACTGATAAGGGCGGATTGttctttgtggatggacctgGTGGCACCGGGAAGACTTATCTATATAGAGTGCTGCTCGCGACGCTACGCAGCCAGGGCAAGATTGCAGTGGCAACAGCTACATCTGGCGTTGCGGCTTCCATAATGCCTGGAGGAAGAACCGCCCATTCACGCTTCAAAATACCTCTCACTATTGACGATGGCGCTGTATGTAGCTTCACGAAGTAG
- the LOC109941210 gene encoding uncharacterized protein isoform X1, which produces MEHNADRTPLIDISNTSVTGDQIGSNSLGPIDDANERKRQRDRERYATMSIEQKNEKNRKRREARQRNKGLPLKSESSRGPIKNTPLAGNSIERKRQRDRERRATMSVEQRNEYNNKRRQMRQRNKGQNVMPDVSGDGDKKENVDPDDDSDWLHRNETFQSNDYVATTDLLPPGSVHESVGVIGEPSIGVREYRLERLRLYNQTPKRKEAKIEYMRKRRVLHADTLNVASIAMEDPTYTPEVVHPATEPSTVTTCDWVIPEFIRTPFLPAQTQTEDVGSFDMSTEAIRHKHHVPRGERQAILARRNKQFQASIARNVTTLNGDTIGDANNNAQCSVPCQAATLPTNGSEGITEQGNEVEHTQEKPTVISNDDDDDDEAVIFEEDDDNDEGYIFAGQCTYVNFYYDYDTKAYINTHVLVVVFQKISDEETDEDIEIDGTQDESTGTDVPDPYDKVYSNLPEETHMLKPVPDCGYCTAKKFEYEPPGFCCRGGKVELAPLDTPPQLRRLWDSADSDAKHFRDNIRFFNGHFSFTSLYCCLDSMTTNVRDSGIYTFRAQGMMYHNIKSFGKEGGSEHKHLELYFYDDDPSLEHRYRKCREEQLQKDKDVIKQIVGILHGNPYSEHLRSMGHVENLDDYHIALNLDQTLNQKTYNTPLTSEVAVVWIEGSERRGQFSKSVMLHGKDRSSHGIRSYHGCYDALSYPLFFPKGELGWHANIPKVGVSMDEVDAYRATHRANNSNDEDAG; this is translated from the exons ATGGAGCATAATGCTGATCGCACACCATTAATAGACATCTCAAACACAAGCGTTacag GTGATCAAATAGGATCAAACTCGCTTGGACCAATAGACGATGCTAATGAACGTAAGAGGCAAAGGGATAGAGAAAGATATGCCACGATGTCCATTGAACaaaagaatgagaaaaataggAAGCGCCGTGAAGCACGTCAACGAAACAAAGGACTACCCCTAAAGTCTGAGTCATCTAGAG GTCCTATTAAAAACACTCCATTGGCTGGTAATTCTATCGAACGAAAGAGGCAAAGGGATAGAGAAAGGCGTGCAACAATGTCGGTTGAACAAAGGAATGAGTACAATAACAAGCGTCGTCAAATGCGTCAACGAAATAAGGGACAAAATGTGATGCCCGATGTTTCAGGAG ATGGCGACAAAAAAGAAAATGTGGATCCAGATGATGATAGCGACTGGCTGCATCGGAACGAGACATTCCAGTCAAACGACTATGTCGCAACGACAGACCTTCTGCCACCAG GCAGTGTGCATGAATCTGTTGGTGTCATTGGGGAACCGAGTATCGGCGTTAGGGAGTATAGGCTTGAACGCCTTAGGTTGTATAATCAGACACCAAAGCGAAAAGAGGCAAAGATAGAGTACATGAGAAAACGTAGAGTGCTACATGCTGACACTCTGAATGTTGCGTCCATCGCCATGGAGGACCCAACATATACCCCTGAGGTTGTGCACCCTGCAACGGAACCTTCAACAGTTACCACCTGCGACTGGGTTATCCCTGAATTCATTAGGACACCTTTCCTACCAGCTCAAACACAGACCGAGGATGTCGGTTCATTCGATATGTCTACTGAAGCAATAAGACATAAACATCATGTGCCGCGTGGGGAAAGACAAGCTATCTTAGCCCGTCGAAACAAACAATTTCAAGCATCCATTGCAAGGAACGTGACTACTTTGAATGGGGATACTATCGGTGACGCCAACAACAATG CACAATGTAGCGTTCCATGCCAAGCCGCTACCTTGCCAACAAATGGAAGTGAAGGCATAACCGAACAAGGAAATGAGGTGGAGCATACACAAGAGAAGCCAACGGTCATTTCCAATG atgatgatgatgatgatgaggctGTCATATTCGAAGAAGATGATGACAACGACGAGGGATACATATTCGCTGGCCAATGTACTTATGTCaatttttattatgattatgatacCAAGGCTTATATAAATACACATGTCTTAGTCGTTGTTTTCCAAAAAATATCAGACGAGGAGACTGACGAGGACATCGAAATCGATGGTACTCAGGATGAATCTACTGGCACTGATGTGCCTGACCCGTACGACAAGGTATACAGTAACCTCCCTGAAGAAACACATATGCTGAAGCCTGTTCCTGACTGCGGTTATTGCACTGCGAAGAAGTTTGAGTACGAGCCACCTGGGTTTTGCTGTCGTGGTgggaaggttgagctagcacCACTCGATACCCCTCCCCAGCTCAGGAGGTTGTGGGATAGTGCAGACTCTGATGCTAAGCACTTTCgtgataacattaggttttttaatggccatttctctttcacttcCCTATACTGTTGCCTCGATAGTATGACAACTAATGTGCGAGATTCTGGTATATACACGTTCCGGGCACAAGGCATGATGTACCACAATATCAAGTCATTCGGTAAGGAAGGTGGGTCGGAGCATAAACATCTAGAGCTTTACTTTTACGATGACGATCCCAGTCTCGAGCATCGGTACCGTAAGTGTCGTGAAGAACAGCTTCAGAAAGACAAAGATGTTATTAAACAGATAGTTGGCATACTCCATGGAAACCCGTACTCCGAGCACCTTAGGAGCATGGGCCATGTTGAGAACCTTGATGACTATCATATCGCATTGAACCTTGACCAGACTTTGAACCAGAAGACATATAACACGCCTCTCACTTCGGAGGTGGCCGTTGTATGGATCGAGGGGAGCGAACGGCGAGGCCAGTTCAGCAAGAGTGTTATGTTACATgggaaggataggtcaagccacggCATCCGCTCATACCATGGATGCTACGATGCACTATCGTATCCACTGTTCTTCCctaaaggtgaacttggatggcatgcaaATATCCCAAAGGTTGGTGTATCCATGGATGAAGTGGATGCATACCGTGCGACACATAGGGCAAATAATTCAAACGATGAAGATGCAGGTTAG
- the LOC109941210 gene encoding uncharacterized protein isoform X2, protein MEHNADRTPLIDISNTSVTGDQIGSNSLGPIDDANERKRQRDRERYATMSIEQKNEKNRKRREARQRNKGLPLKSESSRGPIKNTPLAGNSIERKRQRDRERRATMSVEQRNEYNNKRRQMRQRNKGQNVMPDVSGDGDKKENVDPDDDSDWLHRNETFQSNDYVATTDLLPPGSVHESVGVIGEPSIGVREYRLERLRLYNQTPKRKEAKIEYMRKRRVLHADTLNVASIAMEDPTYTPEVVHPATEPSTVTTCDWVIPEFIRTPFLPAQTQTEDVGSFDMSTEAIRHKHHVPRGERQAILARRNKQFQASIARNVTTLNGDTIGDANNNAQCSVPCQAATLPTNGSEGITEQGNEVEHTQEKPTVISNDDDDDDEAVIFEEDDDNDEGYIFAGQYEETDEDIEIDGTQDESTGTDVPDPYDKVYSNLPEETHMLKPVPDCGYCTAKKFEYEPPGFCCRGGKVELAPLDTPPQLRRLWDSADSDAKHFRDNIRFFNGHFSFTSLYCCLDSMTTNVRDSGIYTFRAQGMMYHNIKSFGKEGGSEHKHLELYFYDDDPSLEHRYRKCREEQLQKDKDVIKQIVGILHGNPYSEHLRSMGHVENLDDYHIALNLDQTLNQKTYNTPLTSEVAVVWIEGSERRGQFSKSVMLHGKDRSSHGIRSYHGCYDALSYPLFFPKGELGWHANIPKVGVSMDEVDAYRATHRANNSNDEDAG, encoded by the exons ATGGAGCATAATGCTGATCGCACACCATTAATAGACATCTCAAACACAAGCGTTacag GTGATCAAATAGGATCAAACTCGCTTGGACCAATAGACGATGCTAATGAACGTAAGAGGCAAAGGGATAGAGAAAGATATGCCACGATGTCCATTGAACaaaagaatgagaaaaataggAAGCGCCGTGAAGCACGTCAACGAAACAAAGGACTACCCCTAAAGTCTGAGTCATCTAGAG GTCCTATTAAAAACACTCCATTGGCTGGTAATTCTATCGAACGAAAGAGGCAAAGGGATAGAGAAAGGCGTGCAACAATGTCGGTTGAACAAAGGAATGAGTACAATAACAAGCGTCGTCAAATGCGTCAACGAAATAAGGGACAAAATGTGATGCCCGATGTTTCAGGAG ATGGCGACAAAAAAGAAAATGTGGATCCAGATGATGATAGCGACTGGCTGCATCGGAACGAGACATTCCAGTCAAACGACTATGTCGCAACGACAGACCTTCTGCCACCAG GCAGTGTGCATGAATCTGTTGGTGTCATTGGGGAACCGAGTATCGGCGTTAGGGAGTATAGGCTTGAACGCCTTAGGTTGTATAATCAGACACCAAAGCGAAAAGAGGCAAAGATAGAGTACATGAGAAAACGTAGAGTGCTACATGCTGACACTCTGAATGTTGCGTCCATCGCCATGGAGGACCCAACATATACCCCTGAGGTTGTGCACCCTGCAACGGAACCTTCAACAGTTACCACCTGCGACTGGGTTATCCCTGAATTCATTAGGACACCTTTCCTACCAGCTCAAACACAGACCGAGGATGTCGGTTCATTCGATATGTCTACTGAAGCAATAAGACATAAACATCATGTGCCGCGTGGGGAAAGACAAGCTATCTTAGCCCGTCGAAACAAACAATTTCAAGCATCCATTGCAAGGAACGTGACTACTTTGAATGGGGATACTATCGGTGACGCCAACAACAATG CACAATGTAGCGTTCCATGCCAAGCCGCTACCTTGCCAACAAATGGAAGTGAAGGCATAACCGAACAAGGAAATGAGGTGGAGCATACACAAGAGAAGCCAACGGTCATTTCCAATG atgatgatgatgatgatgaggctGTCATATTCGAAGAAGATGATGACAACGACGAGGGATACATATTCGCTGGCCAAT ACGAGGAGACTGACGAGGACATCGAAATCGATGGTACTCAGGATGAATCTACTGGCACTGATGTGCCTGACCCGTACGACAAGGTATACAGTAACCTCCCTGAAGAAACACATATGCTGAAGCCTGTTCCTGACTGCGGTTATTGCACTGCGAAGAAGTTTGAGTACGAGCCACCTGGGTTTTGCTGTCGTGGTgggaaggttgagctagcacCACTCGATACCCCTCCCCAGCTCAGGAGGTTGTGGGATAGTGCAGACTCTGATGCTAAGCACTTTCgtgataacattaggttttttaatggccatttctctttcacttcCCTATACTGTTGCCTCGATAGTATGACAACTAATGTGCGAGATTCTGGTATATACACGTTCCGGGCACAAGGCATGATGTACCACAATATCAAGTCATTCGGTAAGGAAGGTGGGTCGGAGCATAAACATCTAGAGCTTTACTTTTACGATGACGATCCCAGTCTCGAGCATCGGTACCGTAAGTGTCGTGAAGAACAGCTTCAGAAAGACAAAGATGTTATTAAACAGATAGTTGGCATACTCCATGGAAACCCGTACTCCGAGCACCTTAGGAGCATGGGCCATGTTGAGAACCTTGATGACTATCATATCGCATTGAACCTTGACCAGACTTTGAACCAGAAGACATATAACACGCCTCTCACTTCGGAGGTGGCCGTTGTATGGATCGAGGGGAGCGAACGGCGAGGCCAGTTCAGCAAGAGTGTTATGTTACATgggaaggataggtcaagccacggCATCCGCTCATACCATGGATGCTACGATGCACTATCGTATCCACTGTTCTTCCctaaaggtgaacttggatggcatgcaaATATCCCAAAGGTTGGTGTATCCATGGATGAAGTGGATGCATACCGTGCGACACATAGGGCAAATAATTCAAACGATGAAGATGCAGGTTAG